A genomic region of Desulfovibrio sp. contains the following coding sequences:
- a CDS encoding MucR family transcriptional regulator: protein MDDFLKGALEISKAQAGVRVMSAEEITAFVQKVAGSIRAVAMGEATGEPDFDGAVLEARKSIKEKSVTCLECGKSFKILTKRHLATHGLSTEEYLEKWGFKKGTPLACKALQRERRKKMNDMKLWERRMTAKK from the coding sequence ATGGACGATTTTTTGAAGGGTGCTTTGGAGATTTCCAAGGCTCAGGCTGGCGTCAGGGTTATGAGTGCGGAAGAAATTACGGCCTTTGTCCAGAAGGTTGCTGGCAGCATCCGGGCTGTTGCCATGGGCGAAGCCACTGGCGAACCCGATTTTGATGGGGCGGTTCTTGAGGCCAGAAAATCGATCAAGGAAAAGAGCGTTACCTGCCTTGAGTGCGGTAAGAGCTTTAAGATTTTGACAAAACGTCATCTGGCCACACACGGCCTCTCCACAGAAGAATACCTTGAAAAGTGGGGCTTTAAAAAGGGCACACCTCTTGCCTGCAAGGCCTTGCAGCGCGAGCGCCGCAAAAAAATGAACGACATGAAGCTGTGGGAACGGAGAATGACCGCCAAGAAGTAA
- a CDS encoding TrkA family potassium uptake protein, protein MDKAIAALSGHCVLCGFGLVGRVVAAELAADGVDVVVVETDDKKAEEIESAGYFLVLGDATSDSVMMRVGLDRAKALVASMSNDPANVYVVLSARAMNPDLYIVSRASDNRHISKLKIAGANRVILPHMIGGQSIAQAIQRPLVESFMHRSNTNDEVLLDEFLVSDTSPLVGKSLAEAALTRSHDVIILAIKGQGSPILQKTRADTVVQAGDVLLVAGSKIHLQGLNEMM, encoded by the coding sequence GTGGACAAGGCAATTGCGGCACTTTCCGGCCATTGCGTTTTGTGCGGTTTCGGCTTGGTGGGCCGGGTAGTGGCCGCTGAACTGGCCGCAGACGGCGTTGACGTGGTCGTGGTTGAAACCGATGACAAAAAGGCAGAAGAAATCGAGAGCGCGGGCTATTTTCTTGTGCTTGGCGATGCCACATCAGACAGCGTCATGATGCGTGTCGGGCTCGACAGGGCAAAGGCCCTTGTGGCCTCCATGTCCAACGACCCCGCCAACGTGTACGTGGTGCTCTCTGCCCGGGCCATGAATCCCGATCTCTACATTGTTTCACGCGCCAGCGACAATCGCCACATCAGCAAGCTCAAAATCGCAGGGGCCAACCGCGTCATACTGCCGCATATGATCGGCGGACAGTCCATCGCCCAGGCTATTCAGCGGCCCCTGGTTGAATCCTTCATGCACCGCAGCAACACCAACGATGAAGTGCTGCTTGATGAATTTCTGGTTTCGGACACATCGCCTCTTGTGGGCAAAAGCTTGGCGGAAGCTGCCCTGACCAGATCGCATGATGTTATCATCCTCGCCATTAAAGGCCAGGGTAGCCCCATTTTGCAAAAAACCAGAGCTGACACGGTAGTTCAGGCGGGAGATGTGCTGCTTGTGGCTGGATCAAAAATCCATCTGCAAGGCCTCAATGAAATGATGTAG
- a CDS encoding phage portal protein: MSGLVDMTGRPISTARMVPGPSRDAGSFRDPISGWHGPQIHSPQAAARERAVMQRRAGDLASNDWAAGSALDAISMNAVGTGLLPKAAIPADMLGIDAEEALQIGKSMEWAYSRWILEADVRGMCHFHDLQLLGIRSMLSQGELLHLTVMLEEKDRQSFGRLFSFALQAVRPQRLQTPVDLQVDPSVRDGVRVSSYGRPEGYYIANPAASVMDAFSNIEALTSADFSYKPARAAHRRLVFHLFRHETEEQTRGVSCFAKGISLFRNLSDALNYELFAQVIAASFPVFIATESGQVPLPQVGEDGEREESERYHELKPGSFLYGDANQKPYPLESKRPSANFSSFVEIILRAMAASQGIPYETLAKDYSKTNYSSMRAALNEAWKLYNYYRQWFARSYCQPIWEMVIEEAVLRGYVTLPSSAPDFYAARELWCNASWIGPARGFVDPVKEIQAVVMALNHNLMTYGEAWGERGGDWDEGSATILHEAPTLRRIVEAKPPVTPVTATGKNGVAPESAQADEEEKA, encoded by the coding sequence ATGAGCGGTCTTGTTGACATGACGGGCCGTCCTATCTCGACGGCCCGTATGGTTCCCGGCCCTTCGCGTGATGCGGGCAGCTTCCGCGACCCCATTTCCGGCTGGCATGGCCCGCAGATACACAGCCCGCAGGCTGCCGCCCGCGAGCGCGCAGTAATGCAGCGCCGTGCAGGCGATCTTGCTTCCAACGATTGGGCCGCTGGCAGCGCCCTCGATGCAATTTCTATGAACGCTGTTGGCACTGGCTTGCTGCCCAAGGCAGCAATACCTGCCGACATGCTGGGCATAGACGCAGAGGAAGCCCTACAAATCGGCAAGAGCATGGAGTGGGCCTACAGCCGATGGATTCTGGAAGCTGACGTGCGCGGCATGTGCCACTTCCACGATCTCCAGCTTTTGGGCATCCGTTCCATGCTCTCTCAGGGCGAGCTGCTGCACTTGACCGTGATGCTGGAAGAAAAAGACCGCCAGTCCTTTGGACGGCTGTTCTCGTTTGCCTTGCAGGCAGTGCGGCCCCAGCGGCTGCAAACCCCTGTGGATCTGCAAGTTGACCCCTCCGTGCGTGATGGGGTTCGCGTTTCTTCATACGGCAGACCAGAGGGCTACTATATTGCCAACCCGGCAGCCAGCGTGATGGATGCGTTCAGCAACATCGAGGCGCTGACCAGCGCAGATTTTTCGTACAAACCAGCCCGCGCCGCGCATAGGCGTCTGGTCTTCCACCTGTTTCGGCACGAAACGGAAGAACAGACGCGCGGCGTATCATGTTTTGCAAAGGGCATCTCGCTGTTCCGCAACCTGTCGGATGCTCTCAATTACGAGCTGTTTGCGCAGGTCATTGCCGCCAGTTTTCCTGTGTTCATTGCTACCGAGTCGGGGCAGGTTCCTCTGCCGCAGGTGGGTGAGGATGGAGAGCGGGAGGAATCTGAACGCTACCACGAACTGAAGCCCGGCAGTTTTTTATACGGCGATGCGAACCAGAAGCCCTACCCTCTGGAAAGCAAGCGCCCCAGCGCGAATTTTTCAAGCTTCGTAGAAATCATCCTGCGGGCAATGGCTGCAAGTCAGGGCATCCCCTACGAAACCCTCGCCAAAGACTACAGCAAAACAAATTACTCCTCCATGCGGGCCGCGCTTAACGAAGCGTGGAAGCTCTACAACTACTATCGCCAGTGGTTTGCCCGTTCCTACTGCCAGCCCATTTGGGAAATGGTCATTGAGGAGGCCGTGTTGCGCGGTTACGTCACGCTTCCTTCATCCGCCCCCGATTTTTACGCGGCCCGCGAGCTGTGGTGCAACGCCTCGTGGATTGGCCCTGCGCGCGGTTTTGTTGACCCGGTGAAGGAAATTCAGGCCGTGGTCATGGCCCTGAATCACAATTTAATGACTTACGGCGAGGCCTGGGGCGAGCGCGGCGGCGATTGGGACGAAGGCTCTGCCACAATTCTGCACGAAGCACCCACGCTGCGGCGCATTGTGGAGGCCAAACCACCTGTAACCCCTGTCACGGCCACGGGCAAAAACGGTGTAGCCCCGGAATCTGCGCAAGCTGATGAAGAGGAAAAAGCATGA